One window from the genome of Antricoccus suffuscus encodes:
- a CDS encoding enoyl-CoA hydratase/isomerase family protein: MTENAVLVEREGAVTIITLNNPERHNSLTPQIHEGLIAAFESLRTDYECRAVVLNGAGKSFCSGMDLKSPIGDSDGPGAVQRRLERLRASTNLILTMREIPQPIVVALQGHSVGAGFAFASASDIRIAAPDAKFNAVFVRIGMTPGDLGLSWLLPRLIGQTAAAELFYTGGVLDAERAEKLGFLNKIVDDPLAEAKAMAAEIASNAPFGVRMAKELLNASIGGGFREHMEIEMRSQVLGLMTQDHKDAVAAFPERRKPAFRDM, translated from the coding sequence ATGACTGAGAACGCCGTACTAGTCGAGCGCGAGGGCGCCGTCACGATCATCACGCTCAACAACCCAGAGCGCCATAACTCCCTCACGCCGCAGATCCACGAAGGGCTGATCGCCGCGTTCGAGTCCCTGCGCACCGACTACGAGTGCCGTGCCGTGGTGTTGAACGGCGCCGGCAAGTCCTTCTGCTCCGGTATGGACCTCAAGTCGCCGATCGGTGACAGCGACGGACCGGGCGCGGTCCAACGCAGGCTCGAACGTCTCCGGGCGTCAACCAACCTGATCCTGACGATGCGTGAGATCCCGCAGCCGATCGTCGTGGCGCTGCAAGGACACTCCGTCGGCGCCGGCTTCGCTTTCGCTTCGGCGTCGGATATCCGAATCGCTGCACCGGATGCGAAGTTCAACGCCGTGTTCGTCCGGATCGGCATGACGCCAGGTGATCTGGGCCTGTCGTGGCTGCTGCCCCGTCTCATCGGCCAGACCGCGGCAGCCGAATTGTTCTACACCGGCGGCGTACTCGACGCCGAGCGCGCCGAGAAGCTCGGCTTTCTCAACAAGATCGTCGACGACCCGCTGGCCGAGGCGAAGGCGATGGCAGCCGAGATCGCCTCTAACGCTCCGTTCGGCGTACGGATGGCAAAAGAACTCCTCAACGCCAGCATCGGTGGCGGGTTCCGCGAGCACATGGAGATCGAGATGCGCTCGCAGGTCCTCGGGTTGATGACGCAGGATCACAAGGACGCGGTCGCGGCGTTTCCCGAGCGGCGTAAGCCGGCCTTCCGCGACATGTAA
- a CDS encoding AMP-binding protein, with amino-acid sequence MTQEKSIHCGTKVRAYSEIRARAARLASGLRELGLGPADRFAIVMRNDVEYIEATLAGASIGAVPVPINWHWTGDDLAHVLSDSECRLAFAHTDLLPAVRDRLPTGVPLVEVATPPYIVDAYGLEPQTLTGAHPEFEALIDAHEAAAATSTAPPQSVIYTSGTTGKAKGVLRDPSGPEGAERRIRLALETLALDATMSTMVTAPLYHAAPNNHALVATALGMDLYLLHKFNPQELLELIQREHLEHLQMVPTMFRRLLALPDEVRASYDVSSIKSIIHAGSQCPADLKEQMIGWLGPVINEYYGGTESGAIVKCSSAEALAHPGTVGRAMDGCGVRILDVDGATLPAGEQGVIYLKPRPGTANFTYIGLPEARAEIEVDGYITVGDMGYLDEGGYLYLTDRAKDMVISGGVNIYPAEIEACLHMMDGIADVAVFGVPDEDMGEKLVAHIELEPGVSLTAQQVREYVAGHLAKYKTPRAIVFDEALPRDDTGKLFKRRLRERYMTATQPK; translated from the coding sequence ATGACGCAAGAGAAGTCGATCCACTGCGGCACAAAAGTCCGCGCCTACTCCGAGATACGCGCCCGCGCGGCGCGGCTGGCGAGCGGGCTTCGCGAGCTCGGTCTCGGTCCGGCGGACCGATTCGCGATCGTCATGCGCAACGACGTCGAATATATCGAGGCGACGCTAGCTGGCGCATCGATCGGCGCCGTACCGGTCCCGATCAACTGGCACTGGACCGGCGATGACCTCGCGCATGTCCTGAGCGACAGCGAATGCCGCCTTGCTTTTGCGCACACTGACCTGCTGCCCGCGGTCCGTGACCGGCTTCCCACCGGTGTGCCGCTGGTCGAGGTCGCGACTCCGCCGTACATCGTGGACGCATATGGACTCGAGCCACAGACGCTCACCGGCGCGCACCCCGAGTTCGAAGCCTTGATCGATGCCCACGAGGCCGCGGCGGCGACCTCGACGGCCCCACCGCAGAGCGTGATCTACACGTCGGGCACCACCGGCAAAGCGAAGGGTGTGCTGCGCGATCCATCGGGTCCCGAGGGCGCGGAGCGTCGGATCAGACTCGCATTGGAGACTCTCGCTCTCGACGCCACTATGAGCACCATGGTCACCGCGCCCCTCTATCACGCGGCACCCAATAACCACGCACTCGTGGCGACCGCCCTCGGCATGGACCTGTATCTGCTGCATAAGTTCAATCCGCAAGAACTCCTCGAGCTGATTCAGCGCGAACACCTGGAGCATCTGCAGATGGTGCCCACGATGTTTCGCCGGCTCCTCGCGCTACCGGACGAGGTGCGCGCGTCATACGACGTGTCGAGCATCAAGTCGATCATTCACGCCGGCTCGCAGTGTCCTGCAGATCTCAAGGAACAGATGATCGGCTGGCTAGGACCGGTCATCAACGAGTATTACGGCGGCACCGAATCCGGTGCGATCGTCAAATGCAGCAGCGCGGAGGCGCTCGCTCATCCAGGTACCGTCGGACGCGCGATGGATGGCTGCGGCGTACGAATCCTCGATGTCGACGGTGCGACACTTCCGGCCGGCGAGCAAGGAGTCATCTACCTCAAGCCACGCCCGGGTACGGCGAACTTCACCTATATAGGGCTTCCCGAGGCGCGCGCCGAGATCGAGGTCGACGGCTACATCACCGTGGGCGACATGGGCTACCTCGACGAAGGTGGCTACCTCTATCTCACCGACCGAGCCAAGGACATGGTCATTTCCGGTGGCGTGAATATCTATCCCGCCGAAATCGAGGCCTGCCTGCACATGATGGACGGCATCGCCGACGTCGCGGTCTTCGGCGTACCGGATGAGGACATGGGCGAGAAACTCGTGGCACACATCGAACTAGAGCCCGGCGTGTCGCTCACCGCGCAGCAGGTACGCGAGTACGTAGCCGGACACCTGGCGAAATACAAGACGCCCAGAGCGATCGTGTTCGACGAGGCGCTACCCCGCGACGACACCGGAAAACTGTTCAAACGGCGGCTACGCGAGCGCTACATGACGGCGACCCAGCCGAAGTAG
- a CDS encoding SDR family oxidoreductase, whose amino-acid sequence MDLELAGRNVLITGGSSGLGLGLAHTLVKEGANVLLVGRNADKLDAAAHDLSAAGTQVLTVPADVRNADDLQSAIDTAEREWGRLDGLVNNAGFHTGSGFETTTDDEWQMDFELKLLAKIRGIRQSLPLLRKSDAPAVLNVLSIYARFQPNKSMPSSVYRAAGLALTNGLSRDLAADRIRVNALLIGFVHSDQWVRGAAATGADVEEWEANRAEQMRIPLGRVGRTEEFADVAAFLLSSRASYLTGTALNVDGGLSMVV is encoded by the coding sequence GTGGATCTCGAGCTCGCAGGACGCAATGTACTCATCACGGGAGGATCGTCCGGCCTTGGGCTCGGCCTCGCCCACACCCTGGTCAAGGAGGGAGCGAATGTGCTCCTGGTCGGCCGCAACGCGGACAAGCTCGACGCCGCGGCCCACGACCTGAGCGCCGCCGGGACACAGGTGCTGACCGTGCCCGCCGACGTCCGCAACGCCGACGACCTCCAAAGCGCGATTGATACGGCCGAACGCGAATGGGGCCGGTTGGACGGGCTGGTCAACAACGCTGGCTTCCACACAGGTAGCGGCTTCGAGACGACCACCGACGACGAGTGGCAGATGGACTTCGAACTCAAGTTGCTCGCGAAGATACGTGGTATCCGGCAAAGCCTGCCGCTGCTGCGCAAGAGCGATGCGCCCGCGGTCCTGAACGTGCTGAGCATCTACGCGCGCTTCCAGCCCAACAAGTCAATGCCGAGCTCGGTGTATCGCGCGGCCGGCCTGGCGCTCACAAACGGACTGTCCCGGGATCTCGCCGCCGACCGGATTCGGGTGAACGCGCTGTTGATCGGATTCGTACACAGCGACCAGTGGGTGCGTGGCGCGGCCGCGACCGGTGCCGACGTCGAGGAGTGGGAGGCCAACCGCGCCGAACAGATGCGCATCCCGCTCGGCCGCGTCGGTCGCACCGAGGAGTTCGCCGATGTTGCGGCATTCTTGCTTTCCTCGCGGGCGAGCTACCTGACCGGTACGGCGCTCAACGTCGACGGCGGCCTGTCGATGGTGGTGTAA
- a CDS encoding ABC transporter substrate-binding protein — translation MGARMVHDFNRRQFLSVGAGFLLVSGVAVACGGTAAPNASSGTGSEVSGRTTKTPKKGGTLKMGLESDFNSFAPPTGQFDTAGLMYASTVFDPLMALDANGDAQPYLCKSMTPNADFTEFTVKLRDGIMFHDNTPLTSAEVVGALQAVQKAPLTAPALLNLASVTATDAMTVVMKTKTPWPAFPTYLTGQLGYVPSPKTIATPAGGLTPIGTGPFVFDEWVPGSHFYANANKNYWQKGLPYVDRVEYQTISDPTSRENSLLAGTIDIMHSSDSINLRDLKDKSEVQYLTDKGSTTGEPSMNMVMINLMAPVVSDLRIRQAISYGFDNATYQKVHNFGLYEPAYGLFPGNKDYDASAKGFPRYDQGKAKSLVQEYTKEKGKPVIEYATTNNPRNGETAQFVQQQWEAIGITVKIKQVEQVQLITNAVLGDYQTTGWRSFNAANPDANYVWWSPLTAAPIGKSALNFARNMDPEVETALQKGRTSLNKADRLAAYQKVNERFAVDLPYLFTSRTIWGCFAAKKVQNFNGQNLPDGKKALSFAGGLFYPTSTWLNA, via the coding sequence ATGGGGGCTCGCATGGTGCATGACTTCAACAGGCGGCAGTTTCTTTCGGTAGGCGCCGGGTTCCTCCTCGTCAGCGGCGTCGCCGTCGCGTGCGGTGGCACCGCTGCTCCCAATGCCTCCAGCGGCACCGGCAGTGAGGTCTCTGGCCGGACCACCAAGACCCCGAAGAAGGGCGGCACGCTGAAGATGGGCCTCGAGTCCGACTTCAACAGCTTTGCTCCGCCTACCGGCCAGTTCGACACCGCTGGCCTCATGTACGCGTCCACAGTGTTCGATCCGCTCATGGCTCTCGACGCCAACGGTGACGCGCAGCCTTACCTGTGCAAGTCCATGACGCCCAACGCTGACTTCACCGAGTTCACGGTGAAGCTGCGCGACGGCATCATGTTCCACGACAACACCCCGCTCACTTCCGCGGAGGTGGTCGGCGCGCTGCAGGCGGTGCAGAAGGCGCCGCTGACCGCGCCGGCACTGCTCAACCTGGCCTCGGTGACCGCCACTGATGCCATGACCGTAGTGATGAAGACCAAAACGCCATGGCCCGCGTTCCCCACGTATCTGACCGGCCAGCTCGGCTATGTCCCCTCACCGAAAACCATCGCGACCCCCGCCGGGGGCCTCACACCAATCGGCACCGGTCCATTCGTCTTCGACGAATGGGTCCCGGGCTCGCATTTCTACGCCAACGCCAACAAGAACTACTGGCAGAAGGGGCTGCCCTACGTCGACCGCGTCGAGTACCAGACGATCTCGGACCCCACCAGTCGCGAGAACTCGCTGCTCGCCGGGACGATCGACATCATGCACTCCAGCGACTCGATCAACCTCCGAGACTTGAAGGACAAGTCGGAGGTGCAGTACCTCACCGACAAGGGAAGCACCACTGGCGAGCCGAGCATGAACATGGTGATGATCAACCTCATGGCTCCGGTGGTGAGCGACCTGCGGATCCGTCAGGCGATCTCGTACGGCTTCGACAACGCGACGTACCAGAAGGTGCACAACTTCGGCCTCTACGAGCCAGCCTATGGCCTGTTCCCGGGTAACAAGGACTACGACGCGAGCGCGAAAGGCTTCCCCCGCTACGACCAGGGCAAGGCCAAGAGTCTCGTGCAGGAGTACACCAAGGAAAAAGGCAAGCCCGTCATCGAATACGCCACGACCAACAACCCGCGCAACGGCGAGACCGCCCAGTTCGTTCAGCAGCAGTGGGAGGCCATCGGCATCACCGTCAAAATCAAGCAGGTCGAGCAGGTCCAACTGATTACTAACGCGGTCCTGGGTGATTATCAGACCACCGGATGGCGTTCGTTCAACGCGGCAAACCCCGACGCCAACTACGTCTGGTGGAGTCCGCTTACCGCCGCGCCGATCGGGAAATCGGCCCTGAACTTCGCCCGGAACATGGATCCGGAAGTCGAGACAGCGCTTCAGAAAGGCCGGACCAGCCTCAACAAGGCCGACCGGCTCGCCGCTTACCAAAAGGTCAACGAGCGCTTCGCTGTCGACCTGCCCTACCTATTCACCAGCCGCACGATCTGGGGGTGCTTCGCGGCGAAGAAGGTCCAAAACTTCAACGGACAGAACCTGCCCGATGGAAAGAAGGCTCTAAGCTTCGCCGGGGGACTGTTCTATCCGACCTCAACCTGGCTCAACGCCTGA
- a CDS encoding PAS domain S-box protein, whose product MSRRLLDLTVDLACVANFDGYFEELSDGWTDLLGYDCKDLLWRPLLDFVQPDDVESTAAQLEAGRNGQDITRFENRFMDRDGATRWLSWTAVAIATTGRYYAVARDLTRQRIAEEDGRESERRYADLIESSHDIIQSISPDGHFQFVNKAWHDHLGYSPEELPGLTLFDIVDEEFHDHCTVIIGQIMSGMTIDSVEVTFVAKDGRKFPVEGNATGRFRDGVFMATHTFFRDITDRKEAEALTAQYQLQLEQDVAERTAALVQSEKLATLGRLSAGMAHELNNPAAAAQRGAVLLRDALSETCNKFFDLAAQGLTGNDAARLAELVEHGTRRATMPDTLDAMSRSDRESDVEDWLDARGVAAPWELAGPIVSLDLDIGDLDKIAGDFAPEKLASALSLMTNSFTAFALLAQIGHGSGQISEIVKALKDYSFMDQAPVQEVDVHEGLDNTLVMLQAKLKRGVAVDRRYGQDIPRIEALGSELNQVWTNLIDNAVDAMGASGHLVISTSADDEWVTVMIEDDGPGIDPSLLDKVFDPFFTTKLPGQGTGLGLNIVFNIVRGSGGRIDVTSDPGRTVFRVRIPLRRDTTGTEVEAQ is encoded by the coding sequence GTGTCGCGACGGCTTCTCGATTTGACGGTCGATCTCGCGTGCGTCGCAAATTTTGACGGGTATTTCGAGGAACTGTCCGACGGCTGGACGGATCTGCTCGGCTACGACTGTAAAGATCTGTTGTGGCGCCCATTACTCGATTTCGTTCAGCCGGACGATGTCGAATCCACTGCGGCGCAACTGGAGGCTGGCCGAAACGGCCAGGACATCACCCGTTTTGAAAACCGCTTCATGGACCGCGACGGGGCAACACGCTGGCTCTCCTGGACCGCTGTCGCGATTGCCACCACGGGTCGGTACTACGCCGTCGCGCGCGACCTCACACGGCAGCGCATCGCCGAAGAGGACGGCCGCGAGAGCGAGCGTCGCTATGCCGATCTGATCGAGTCCTCGCACGACATTATCCAGAGCATCAGTCCCGACGGTCATTTCCAGTTCGTGAACAAGGCCTGGCACGACCACCTCGGCTACAGTCCCGAGGAGCTACCGGGCCTCACCCTGTTCGACATCGTGGACGAAGAGTTTCACGACCACTGCACCGTGATCATCGGCCAGATCATGAGCGGCATGACCATCGACTCGGTCGAAGTCACGTTTGTCGCCAAGGACGGCCGCAAGTTCCCGGTTGAAGGAAACGCCACCGGCCGGTTCCGGGACGGCGTGTTCATGGCAACGCACACGTTCTTCCGGGACATCACAGATCGTAAGGAAGCCGAGGCGCTGACCGCGCAGTACCAGTTGCAGCTCGAACAAGATGTCGCAGAACGAACCGCCGCCCTGGTGCAGAGCGAGAAGCTCGCCACGCTTGGCCGACTCAGCGCCGGTATGGCGCACGAGCTCAACAACCCGGCGGCCGCGGCTCAGCGCGGTGCGGTGCTACTTCGGGACGCGCTGTCCGAGACCTGCAACAAATTCTTCGACCTCGCCGCGCAGGGCCTCACCGGCAACGATGCCGCCCGCCTAGCGGAACTCGTGGAACACGGCACACGCCGAGCAACAATGCCCGACACGCTGGACGCGATGTCCCGAAGCGACCGCGAGAGCGACGTCGAAGACTGGCTTGATGCGCGCGGAGTTGCGGCACCGTGGGAGCTCGCCGGGCCGATCGTCAGCCTGGACCTGGACATCGGCGATCTGGACAAGATCGCTGGCGATTTCGCTCCCGAGAAACTCGCGTCGGCGTTGTCGTTAATGACCAACTCATTTACCGCCTTCGCCTTGTTGGCGCAGATTGGGCACGGGTCAGGGCAGATATCCGAAATCGTGAAGGCTCTGAAGGACTACAGCTTCATGGATCAGGCGCCGGTGCAGGAGGTCGACGTACACGAAGGTCTCGACAACACACTCGTCATGCTCCAAGCGAAGCTCAAGCGGGGCGTCGCAGTCGACCGACGATATGGACAGGACATCCCGCGGATCGAGGCCTTAGGGAGCGAGCTGAACCAAGTGTGGACCAACTTGATCGACAACGCCGTTGACGCCATGGGCGCCTCCGGACACCTGGTCATCAGCACCTCCGCCGACGACGAGTGGGTCACGGTGATGATCGAGGACGACGGCCCCGGGATCGATCCGAGCCTGCTGGACAAGGTGTTCGACCCGTTCTTCACCACCAAACTCCCGGGTCAGGGGACGGGCCTCGGACTCAACATCGTGTTCAACATCGTGCGCGGTTCTGGCGGCCGGATAGACGTCACCTCCGATCCGGGTCGCACAGTGTTTCGGGTGCGAATACCGCTGCGACGCGACACGACAGGGACGGAAGTGGAGGCCCAGTGA
- a CDS encoding alpha-hydroxy acid oxidase, with product MTRRIPSPSEIKPYLRVRVPERRGEARRLAKSQAMVDVERLAKRRVPRSVWEFVTGAAEYEVSLAENRRELDSVRFTPRAFGQVHKPDTSTEILGRPAPLPLILAPTGFTRLSHHEGEGSVARAGRDAGVPYCLSTFATTSIGEVGKVAAGGRNWFQVYLMRDREITLGHLAQARDAGYEALMLTVDTPVAGHRRRDFHNGFDVPPNLTARALLDMAVNPRWVVDLITHDPLRFATLTDAGDRRWTNTGAVVESNIRPADIAWLRENWDGPVIVKGLMNVADARDSVDAGAAAVVVSNHGGRQLDRTRSPLAVLPAVAEAVGDRAEVYVDSGFRTGSDIAAAVGLGARAVMIGRPYLFGLMMAGERGVRKVIDIYRAELRRTMTLLGTPTIGDIGPAQVSLRATRDRSPLST from the coding sequence ATGACACGTCGTATCCCCTCGCCGTCGGAAATCAAGCCCTACCTGCGAGTGCGCGTTCCCGAACGACGCGGCGAGGCCCGCCGGCTCGCGAAGTCCCAGGCCATGGTCGACGTCGAACGCCTCGCGAAACGCCGCGTGCCGCGTTCGGTGTGGGAGTTCGTCACCGGAGCGGCCGAATACGAAGTCTCGCTGGCCGAGAATCGACGCGAACTCGACAGTGTCCGCTTCACGCCACGCGCATTCGGGCAGGTCCATAAGCCCGACACCTCGACCGAGATCCTCGGCCGACCCGCTCCGTTGCCGCTGATCCTCGCGCCGACCGGTTTCACTCGCCTCAGTCATCACGAGGGAGAGGGTTCGGTCGCGCGAGCGGGTCGCGATGCCGGCGTACCTTACTGCCTGTCCACGTTCGCGACGACCTCGATCGGCGAGGTTGGGAAGGTCGCGGCCGGCGGGCGCAACTGGTTTCAGGTCTACCTGATGCGCGACCGCGAGATCACCCTCGGGCACCTTGCGCAGGCGCGCGACGCCGGTTACGAGGCCCTGATGCTCACCGTCGACACGCCCGTGGCCGGGCACCGACGCCGAGACTTCCACAACGGCTTCGACGTCCCGCCAAACCTCACCGCGCGGGCATTGCTCGACATGGCAGTCAACCCGCGATGGGTCGTCGACCTGATCACCCACGATCCGCTTCGCTTCGCCACCCTGACCGACGCGGGCGACCGACGCTGGACCAACACCGGCGCGGTCGTGGAAAGCAACATCCGCCCCGCCGACATCGCCTGGCTGCGGGAGAACTGGGACGGCCCGGTCATCGTCAAAGGACTGATGAATGTCGCCGACGCTCGCGACAGCGTCGATGCCGGCGCCGCTGCGGTGGTCGTGTCAAATCACGGCGGTCGCCAACTCGACCGCACCCGCTCCCCGCTGGCGGTACTGCCTGCCGTTGCCGAGGCCGTCGGTGACCGCGCCGAGGTGTACGTCGACTCCGGCTTTCGCACCGGATCGGACATCGCGGCGGCCGTCGGCCTCGGAGCCCGCGCCGTCATGATCGGCCGGCCATACCTATTCGGGCTGATGATGGCTGGCGAGCGTGGCGTACGCAAAGTCATTGACATCTACCGCGCGGAACTGCGGCGCACGATGACCCTGCTCGGCACGCCGACCATCGGCGATATCGGACCGGCTCAGGTGTCGCTGAGGGCGACGCGGGACCGGTCGCCCCTTAGCACTTGA
- a CDS encoding FAD-dependent oxidoreductase has translation MTAPSSNAAESGADQNSARGSDRPIIVAVDDDPAVLSAVRGDLRRQYGQHYRIMVASGGAEAIELLKELKLRSSPLALVVSDQRMPDVSGFEVLKSARELFVDVRAVLLTAYADTEVAIGAINDLHLDYYILKPWEPPEERLYPVLDDLLEDWHANQQPSRDVTRVVGTKFSAASHAVRDFLQRNQIPMQWLDVASSPEARRLHSATDDAALPLVVTPDGQRLVCPDVATLAAALGQKTRSDTTVFDLAVVGAGPAGLAAAVYGASEGLSTVCLEQSAPGGQAGQSSRIENYLGFPNGIAGGDLARRAVTQARRFQVEVLAPATVTNLDVSGPYPRLDLADGSAITCGAMILASGVDYNSLDVPGASDLEGRGIFYGAALSERDTVVGEQIVVVGGANSAGQAAVFFSEYAAKVTILCRSASLGDKMSAYLIEQIEARPNIEVRCRAQVQKVTGTDRIDTITVSDADGGETTELAASAMFIFIGASPHTGWLPPQIATDRRGFVLTGPALGDRRFATPDGERDPYLYETSVPGVFAVGDVRARSVKRVASAVGEGSVAVQFVHQYLQN, from the coding sequence GTGACCGCCCCCTCGAGCAACGCCGCTGAGTCGGGTGCCGACCAGAACTCCGCTCGTGGCTCGGACCGCCCCATCATCGTCGCGGTCGACGACGATCCCGCCGTACTGAGCGCCGTACGTGGCGACCTGCGCCGCCAATACGGCCAGCACTATCGGATCATGGTCGCCTCCGGCGGCGCCGAGGCGATCGAGCTACTCAAAGAGCTCAAGCTGAGGTCCTCGCCGCTGGCGCTCGTCGTATCGGACCAACGCATGCCCGACGTGTCTGGGTTCGAGGTCCTGAAGTCGGCCCGCGAGTTGTTCGTCGACGTACGCGCCGTGCTGCTGACCGCGTACGCCGACACCGAGGTCGCGATCGGCGCGATCAACGACCTCCACCTCGACTACTACATCCTCAAGCCGTGGGAGCCACCCGAGGAGCGGTTGTATCCGGTCCTCGACGATCTGCTCGAGGACTGGCACGCAAACCAACAGCCGTCCCGTGACGTGACGCGGGTCGTGGGGACCAAATTCTCCGCCGCAAGCCACGCGGTACGGGACTTCCTGCAGCGTAACCAGATACCCATGCAGTGGCTCGACGTCGCGTCAAGCCCGGAGGCCAGACGCCTGCATTCGGCAACCGACGACGCGGCACTTCCACTCGTCGTGACTCCCGACGGTCAGCGCCTCGTCTGCCCGGACGTCGCGACCCTGGCCGCGGCACTCGGTCAAAAGACGCGCTCCGACACCACCGTCTTCGACCTCGCGGTCGTTGGGGCCGGGCCGGCCGGACTGGCCGCCGCGGTCTACGGGGCCAGTGAGGGTTTGTCGACGGTGTGTCTCGAGCAGTCGGCGCCGGGCGGTCAGGCGGGACAGTCGTCCCGGATCGAGAACTACCTCGGATTTCCGAACGGAATCGCCGGCGGCGACCTGGCCCGACGAGCGGTCACCCAGGCGCGGCGCTTTCAGGTCGAAGTACTCGCACCCGCGACCGTGACCAACCTCGACGTGAGCGGACCGTACCCCCGGCTCGATCTGGCCGATGGATCCGCGATCACCTGCGGGGCCATGATCTTGGCCAGTGGTGTCGACTACAACAGTCTGGATGTGCCCGGCGCCAGCGATCTGGAAGGCCGCGGAATCTTCTACGGTGCGGCACTCAGCGAGCGCGACACCGTCGTCGGCGAGCAAATCGTCGTGGTCGGCGGCGCCAACTCTGCGGGTCAGGCAGCCGTGTTCTTCTCCGAGTACGCCGCCAAAGTTACGATCCTGTGCCGGTCTGCATCGCTCGGCGACAAGATGTCGGCGTACCTGATCGAACAAATCGAGGCACGACCCAACATCGAGGTCCGATGCCGCGCACAGGTGCAGAAGGTAACCGGCACCGACCGTATCGATACCATCACCGTTTCGGACGCGGACGGTGGCGAGACCACCGAGTTGGCCGCGTCCGCGATGTTTATCTTCATCGGCGCGTCGCCACACACCGGATGGCTGCCGCCGCAGATAGCGACCGACCGGCGCGGGTTCGTGCTCACCGGCCCCGCACTCGGGGACCGTCGATTTGCCACACCAGACGGCGAGCGCGATCCCTACCTGTACGAGACCAGCGTTCCCGGGGTGTTCGCCGTCGGCGACGTGCGCGCCAGATCGGTCAAACGGGTAGCGTCCGCGGTCGGCGAGGGCTCGGTCGCGGTGCAGTTTGTGCACCAGTACCTGCAGAATTAA